The following nucleotide sequence is from Candidatus Binatia bacterium.
CTTTCGTCGAGCCCGCTGCGGACCAGGATCGATGCGACCGACGCCATGACGCGCTCACCCTGGTCGCCGTCGAGGAAACCGATTTCGCCAAGGGCGCCTTCGAGATCGGCAATGGCCACGTCCTGCTCTGCGGCAGAGGCAGGCGGCGC
It contains:
- a CDS encoding RNA methyltransferase, with the translated sequence APPASAAEQDVAIADLEGALGEIGFLDGDQGERVMASVASILVRSGLDERESRIVRGIARQIRWAARRGATQKL